The Deinococcus metallilatus genome segment CAGGGTTCGCAGGTAGCGCCGCAGCATGCTTACCAACTTGGGGTCGTCCAGCAGCACGGTTCGCTTCCGGTTCCCCTTGCCGGTCACCATCAGGTGTTCGTCGCCACGAGTGAGATCCAAGTCCTCTACATGCGCGCCCAGCGCCTCTCCAATTCGCAACCCTGTCTCAAAGACCAGTCGGAACAGCAGGGCGTCCCGTGCCTGTTCGGGCGGGATCACTGCAAAGATGCACTCGAGCTCCTCCCGACGCAGGCCCCGTGGGTGGGGAGGGGGGAGGCTGGGGCGTTCCAGGTGCAGCGTAGGGTCACAGCCCAGCAACTCGCGTTGCAGGGCCCAGCGGCAGAACCGTTCCAGTGTAGTTTGCTTGCGGTTCCGTGTGGCCGGTGCCCACTGCGGATGGGCGGCGAAATAGGTTTCCAGAGTCTCTCGCTCCAGACGGCGCCCCGTTCTCTGCAACCAGTCGGTCAGGTGACGGAGGTCCGCACGGTAGGCGCGGACCGTCTGCGGACTGCGCCTCAACTCCGTCAGGAAGCGCTCGGCTTGGGTCTGGAGGGTGGTCACGTCCATGCTTTCCCTTTCTTCCTGTGATAAGTGTAAAACATGGGGTATGAGGCACGGGACTTGGAGCAGCCATTCATCGGGGACAGTGAGCGAGAAACCTGTGGTAAAGACGCTTCCTGAAGGATTCCATGCCCGTTGAATTCCTGAGCGATGACCAGGCCGCCCGCTATGGCCGCTACCATACCGACCCCTCCCCCGAGCAGCTCACCCGCTTCTTCTACCTCAGCGAACAGGATCACGCCTTCATCGGGCAGCGTCGGCGGGAACACAACAAGCTGGGCTGCGCTCTCCAACTCTGCACCCTCCGCTTCCTGGGTACCTTCCAACTCGACCCCACAGCCGTCCCTGTGGTCGCCATTCAGAACGTCGCTGACCAGTTACAGATCGATTCTGCGGTGCTGCCCCAGTACCTTCGGCGGGTCAACACGCGCTTCCAGCACCAGCAACTGATCCTCGCCCATCTGGACTACCAGCCGTTCGACGACGTGCAGGCCTTCCGGTTGATCCGCTGGCTGTACGCGCAGGTCGCCACCAGCACCGTCCGCCCCAGCGTGCTGTTCGATCTG includes the following:
- a CDS encoding tyrosine-type recombinase/integrase; amino-acid sequence: MDVTTLQTQAERFLTELRRSPQTVRAYRADLRHLTDWLQRTGRRLERETLETYFAAHPQWAPATRNRKQTTLERFCRWALQRELLGCDPTLHLERPSLPPPHPRGLRREELECIFAVIPPEQARDALLFRLVFETGLRIGEALGAHVEDLDLTRGDEHLMVTGKGNRKRTVLLDDPKLVSMLRRYLRTLGYTHGPLFQATKNGRGGPLRYQSVQERWQGYTGRAGVTCTLHQLRHSHATELVNGGVSLATIRKRLGHQHIQTTLRYAEVSDTTADTEVRLWRRQR